The Anopheles maculipalpis chromosome 3RL, idAnoMacuDA_375_x, whole genome shotgun sequence genomic sequence TCTCGGGATGATTGTCCTCCTTGATGGCGCGAATAACTTTCAGATAGCGTTCCGCTTCCTGTGGTCGCTTTTTGCCCACCAGCCAGCTGGGCGACTCCGGGAGTGGAATCACGGTTATGAGCGAAACGCCAGTAAACACGCCGCAAATAGTACAGACGTAGCGCCAATCctcctgtatgtgtgttgaaTGATGAATGGGAATGATTGTTTAGAGTTGCCGAAGCGCTAGCgttgggaaaaaaaagtcgtGCTTACCTTAAACATGTAACCAAGCGAGTAGACTAGAAGCATTCCAACACCGGTACAGCCAGCTGTTAACAGTGTCAGGCGCCCTCTCAGCTGAGGATGAGCCACTTCAGCGGCATAAACCGAGGCAGGTGTGCTAGAAAGCCCGATAGCGATACCTAGGGGCGAGAACGAGAAGGTTCTGGATGACTTTACGTTGTTTACGTCGAAGTTATTTAGTACCCGATATTGAAAGAATGCATTCATTTGGGGTTTTCCCATCACAAAGAATCAAGCAATACAATGGGCAGCTTTTATATTCCAACGTACCGATAATGACACGCGCAACAATCAGCTCCACAAACAGCACGGATGCGTCCGTTGTACTGGCGAACGACATGATCGCCCAGGAGATGATCGATATGATGTTGATGCAGTACAGCGTTCGCTTACGGCCCACCTTATCTAGCAGATAGCCGGACAGCAGCCCACCGAACGGGCACATGATCGAGGTAATGGATGCTAAAGGATATCAACGAGTtcaacgtgtgtgtttgtgtaagagATTGACCAACATTCGATGATTGTAAAGAGACTCGCTTACCAAACCAACTCGCTTCCGATTCTGTCAGCACAACGGAACTGGTAGAATTCGTCAGCTCCATCATAGCGATCGAAGGAAAGCCGATGCCCATGCCGGATGATATGATCGTGATGTTCGCAACGATGGCGAGCAATATCTGCGTAATGGCGGCCCGTTTCGTTAGCTTCACAATACCGGTTCCGGTCGCTTCGGTCGCCTTGTCCGTTGGTGGTggatcggtggtggtggtggtcggtgTGGTTGGCGTTTCCCTTGCTTTCTCCATTGTAGCCATCGTTGTACTGGAAACAATTTTGAAGCAAACAACCAAAGCTACTGTCAGTAACTGGTTCGGAACTGGTAATTGATTGCCATAATTTTTATGTGTAGTTTATGCAATAGAAAGTAGAATTCTCATGTaatgaccctttttttttggtgattttACACTATTACGCAATTACACATGTCAACAATAAAATTACTGCacggttaaaaaaaatgacccACTTCAGCTACATATGGATCAATTAGATTTAATTTTGCTCGGATTCTACACCTATGAAGTGTTCTATAAAAATGGATCCACTCATCGTCGGGTTGATAGGGTTTCAGTATTTCCACACGATCGGGGATTTTGCCCCTAAAGAGTGAAGACAACACGTTGATTCTCATACAGCCGGCTTCGTCTTAGAAGAGAAAGGCGAGTTTTGGATAACTATGCTCAGTTAGTTCTTCCTAGCTTAGTTGAATACTTTGAACTCTTTAATGGAAATTTTACAATGACAGAACACCAAGACTATAAAGTCGGAAAATGTTCTTTTGCAAGCAATTTCGTCTTCTTCCAGAAGTAAAAAGATTCAGGGAGTACAACACTATTTAAAACTTCTTAAACCACTGATAAAATTGTACGTACTAATCTTGAAGTGCAGTTTATCAAATACTTTGAAGATAGCTACTCTAAACCTGATAATAGTTTATCTAATCAaattaagtaaaaaataaaagtgatgagaaaaagttttcttcCAACGCAGTCGAGCCCTAACCAAATCCGCATAGAATCCCAATCGTAGCTGTCGGATCGAATCCTTAAATTAGGATCCAATCCGATTCCAATCTTCCTAGGGATTGAATATTCAAATCTTCCGAGTCCCGAATCTGTGAAAAACTCACAAAAATACGATGGGAAGTTCGTTAGTTTGTTAGGTTAGGTCATTCAATCTATTTATCAATCTAGATTAAGATATATGAATGATCAGAAATCACTAATAAAGGACGCAAAAATACAACTATTGGAGATACATTTTGTGCTAATTAAATTTCCTCTCACAATTCTATATACGGTTCCTGGCTCCCTCGTAACATTTCCCAAGCTcacgaaaaaaaactcgaTTTAGCACAAAGCTTTCGCACCCAGATGTCTAGGTCGGTCATACACACCCGTCCGTATTgatacaacagcagcagcctggATGATCCAAAGACTCACGCCTACCGGAACCATGTGAGCAGTTACTACCGGTATGCtaattgttgaaaaaatgTGCCACCCACCGCGAGCCAGTTCCGAAATCTGAACTGCGTATCAAAATCCCTGCGCACTTTACCCTCGGCTATCCGTCCGTATCTGTTTGCCCTATTAATTTGCAATTATTGGCGCTTGAGTTGAAAATTATCACAAAAGAAACAAGTAAAACGACTTACACTGGCCACACAACCTTGGCTAAGATTGGCCATTGGCACTTGCATGCGTTTACGCAAAGCATTAGCATTGTCTCGTGTGCGTAATGTTCTGGGAATTACATCCAAACATCTGGGAGCTTGCAGCAGCACTCCAACAAGCCCAATAAATTCTATCATCCCGCCAAAAATAGTCACCATCCGACACGGAATTGCATACAGGCAGCCGGGTATGGTTGCGGAGGGTTGTTTTCCATCAACAACTCTGCCCACCACCGGCTGGCTGCTGTCCGGTGGAGACTGACTTCTTGTATAATCTTACCCAAGCCCACAAACGTAATGCACGATCAAACATATGACGTACCGGGAGGTACGTACACGCTATCCGAAAGCTTTTGTTCCCAAGCGGGCACCCGTGGCGCATTTCTTTATCTTTTCGCGATCGCGATATCTTGCGACAACACGCGCTGTGGTCTTTTTCCCCCAACAGCTGTTGCCATCACACCATACGCGAGTGTGGTTCCGGTGGACTATTTTTAGCCCACACTGTTTTGCATTTCTAGCCCGCTTTCCATTCGATGCGTCGACTGCACTTTCTTCCCCGGAGGATCAGCGGGCGGGTTTGAGGGTTGGGGACCGAGGACCGTGACATAGTTTTATGTGACACCTGGGAAAGGGGTGCTGTGTGCCCGTAGAAGGTTCGGTGGTTTATCGGTGGGCAAATATTTATGACCTCCACCGGGGACAACCCtaccagagagagagaggagatgCTGCACTGCAGTACGAGAACAACGCACCTCACTATCAGAGCTGAGTTGTGCGGATGATATTGGAAGGTTCTGATTGTACAGATGAACGCCGTTTTTCAATGCCATTAACCTTCCGGAGATATTACAGCCCATGAAGGGGAATCCTGCTAAAACCTGatagttgttgttttgttaacCCTCTCCTGGACCGAAGACCCAACCAAACCAGATGGGAAtcattttttgcaaaaaagaaatcaaaagaaaGAGTCTCTCGAAAATCGCTCAATCATTCATTGGCGGTAAAATCCCGTTTCAGGTGAATAAAGACAACCCCTCCCGAAACGGCTTTCGATAACCTTCGGCGTCGAAGGTGAAGTCCTTAATTTCTGTCTGTGCTGATGCAGGCGTGTAATGCAGACACTTGATTTTTTAAGGGCTTCGTAAAAAGACCCgtgtttttgctgtacaaATTTTATATGATAAGTAATGCATTACACGTGCGAAACGGttcatatttatattttaaaaaaatattttggcctcattaaaaatttaaaaaatttgttaaaagtATCA encodes the following:
- the LOC126564518 gene encoding facilitated trehalose transporter Tret1-like, with amino-acid sequence MATMEKARETPTTPTTTTTDPPPTDKATEATGTGIVKLTKRAAITQILLAIVANITIISSGMGIGFPSIAMMELTNSTSSVVLTESEASWFASITSIMCPFGGLLSGYLLDKVGRKRTLYCINIISIISWAIMSFASTTDASVLFVELIVARVIIGIAIGLSSTPASVYAAEVAHPQLRGRLTLLTAGCTGVGMLLVYSLGYMFKEDWRYVCTICGVFTGVSLITVIPLPESPSWLVGKKRPQEAERYLKVIRAIKEDNHPEIRAEIKALEDNVARFRATSASDSKKASKLVQLKKPEVYKPLAIMCTFFIFQQFSGIFVIIVYAASFSVEAGVAIDPFLSAVLVGLTRVLTTILMSFISDKFGRRPPALFSGFGMACCMFGLAACAVYPVADTEYNWIPTALLVSFIFTATLGFLTLPFSMNAEVYPTKIRGFASGLTIFFGYTMSFIILKSYPTMVSAIGNENVFLFFGLISVIGIAFVYFFLPETKGRTLQDIEDYFRGGKGKEMDKNDSKA